A genomic window from Synechococcus sp. CBW1107 includes:
- a CDS encoding NAD(P)H-quinone oxidoreductase subunit M: MVDASLLKSTTRHVRVFTARVEDGQLIADPSQLTLDLDPDNEFLWDAPVLAKVQQRFRELVSASAGHDLSEYNLRRIGSDLEGFMRQLLQAGELRYNPEARVLNYSMGLPRTPEAS; the protein is encoded by the coding sequence ATGGTCGATGCCAGCCTGCTCAAGTCCACCACCCGCCACGTGAGGGTGTTCACCGCCCGGGTGGAGGACGGCCAGCTGATCGCTGATCCCAGCCAGCTGACCCTGGATCTCGATCCCGACAACGAATTCCTCTGGGATGCACCCGTTCTCGCCAAGGTCCAGCAGCGGTTCCGCGAGCTGGTGTCAGCCAGCGCCGGCCACGACCTGAGCGAGTACAACCTGCGCCGGATCGGCTCGGATCTCGAGGGCTTCATGCGACAGCTGCTCCAGGCCGGTGAGCTGCGCTACAACCCGGAAGCCCGTGTCCTGAATTACTCCATGGGCCTGCCCCGCACACCGGAGGCCTCTTGA
- a CDS encoding NAD(P)H-quinone oxidoreductase subunit 5, producing the protein MTSAAELAWLIPVLPLAGAAITGLGLISFNRTVNRLRKPVALLLLSCVGAAAVLSFAVLAEQLAGAPATEVLFDWASAGSFNLQMGFRVDALGAVMLALVTTIALLVMVYSDGYMAHDKGYVRFFTYLALFSSSMLGLVISPNLLEIYVFWELVGMCSYLLVGFWYDRDGAANAAQKAFVVNRVGDFGLLLGILGLFWATGAFGFEEIGSRLADAVAGGSLSNGAAVLLCLLVFLGPMAKSAQFPLHVWLPDAMEGPTPISALIHAATMVAAGVFLVARLQPVYAPFPQVQLVIAVVGTITCFLGASIALTQMDLKKGLAYSTVSQLGYMMLAMGCGAPVAGMFHLVTHAFFKAMLFLGSGSVIHAMEEVVGHEPVLAQDMRLMGGLRQFMPVTAITFLIGCVAISGIPPLAGFWSKDEILGQAFNTYPILWVVGFLTAGMTAFYMFRLYFLTFEGEFRGNDQAVQAQLLRDAGKLPPGAEGEGAGYGHHASHPHESGWQMALPLAVLAVPSALIGLLGTPWHSRFAGLLDPREAAEMAEHFSWAEFLPLAGASVAISITGITIAVLAYSLHKLDLATLVAARFPSLNAFLANKWYLDDLNDRLFVQGSRKLARQVLEVDAKVVDGVVNLTGLLTLGSGEGLKYFETGRAQFYALIVFGGVIALVVLFSSF; encoded by the coding sequence ATGACGTCGGCTGCCGAACTTGCCTGGTTGATCCCCGTTCTGCCCCTTGCTGGGGCGGCCATCACCGGCCTCGGCCTGATCAGCTTCAATCGAACCGTCAACCGACTGCGCAAGCCGGTGGCCCTGCTGCTGCTGAGCTGTGTCGGGGCGGCCGCGGTGCTCAGCTTCGCCGTGCTGGCCGAGCAGCTGGCGGGAGCTCCAGCCACCGAGGTTCTCTTCGACTGGGCCAGCGCGGGCAGCTTCAATCTGCAGATGGGTTTCCGGGTGGATGCCCTCGGGGCCGTGATGCTCGCCCTGGTCACCACCATCGCCCTGCTGGTGATGGTCTATTCCGATGGCTACATGGCCCACGACAAGGGTTATGTGCGCTTTTTCACCTACCTGGCCCTCTTCAGCAGTTCGATGCTGGGCCTGGTCATCAGCCCGAACCTGCTCGAGATCTACGTGTTCTGGGAGCTGGTGGGGATGTGCTCCTACCTGCTGGTCGGCTTCTGGTACGACCGGGACGGTGCCGCCAACGCCGCCCAGAAGGCCTTCGTGGTGAACCGGGTCGGCGACTTCGGCCTGCTGCTGGGCATCCTCGGGCTGTTCTGGGCCACGGGCGCCTTCGGCTTCGAGGAGATCGGCTCCCGCCTGGCGGACGCCGTGGCGGGCGGCAGCCTTTCCAACGGTGCGGCTGTGCTGCTCTGCCTGCTGGTGTTCTTGGGACCCATGGCCAAATCGGCCCAGTTCCCCCTGCATGTGTGGCTGCCCGACGCCATGGAGGGTCCCACCCCCATCTCCGCTCTGATCCATGCCGCCACGATGGTGGCGGCCGGGGTCTTTCTTGTGGCCCGGCTGCAGCCCGTCTATGCCCCCTTTCCCCAGGTGCAGCTGGTGATCGCCGTGGTCGGCACGATCACCTGCTTCCTGGGGGCTTCGATCGCCCTCACCCAGATGGACCTGAAGAAGGGCCTCGCTTACAGCACCGTGAGCCAGCTGGGTTACATGATGCTGGCCATGGGCTGCGGCGCCCCGGTCGCCGGCATGTTCCACCTGGTCACCCACGCCTTCTTCAAGGCGATGCTGTTCCTGGGCTCCGGTTCGGTGATCCATGCCATGGAGGAGGTGGTCGGTCATGAGCCGGTGCTGGCCCAGGACATGCGCCTGATGGGCGGCCTGCGTCAGTTCATGCCCGTGACGGCCATCACCTTCCTGATCGGCTGTGTGGCCATCAGCGGCATCCCTCCCCTGGCGGGCTTCTGGAGCAAGGACGAAATTCTCGGGCAGGCGTTCAACACTTATCCGATTCTCTGGGTGGTGGGCTTTCTCACCGCCGGCATGACCGCCTTCTACATGTTCCGGCTCTACTTCCTCACCTTCGAGGGCGAGTTCCGCGGCAATGACCAGGCTGTTCAGGCCCAGCTGCTCAGGGATGCCGGCAAGCTCCCGCCTGGGGCGGAGGGCGAGGGTGCCGGCTATGGCCACCACGCCAGCCATCCCCATGAATCCGGCTGGCAGATGGCCCTGCCCCTCGCGGTTCTGGCGGTGCCGTCGGCACTGATCGGCCTTCTGGGCACCCCCTGGCACAGCCGCTTCGCCGGCCTGCTCGATCCCCGGGAAGCCGCCGAGATGGCGGAGCACTTCTCCTGGGCTGAATTCCTCCCCCTGGCGGGTGCCTCGGTGGCCATCTCGATCACCGGAATCACGATCGCGGTCCTGGCCTACTCGCTGCACAAGCTGGATCTGGCCACCCTGGTGGCCGCCCGGTTCCCAAGCCTCAACGCCTTCCTGGCCAACAAGTGGTACCTCGACGATCTCAACGACAGGCTGTTCGTGCAGGGCAGCCGCAAGCTGGCGCGTCAGGTGCTTGAAGTGGACGCCAAGGTGGTCGATGGGGTGGTCAACCTCACCGGCCTGCTGACCCTCGGCAGCGGAGAAGGCCTCAAGTATTTCGAAACCGGCCGGGCCCAGTTCTATGCCCTGATCGTGTTCGGTGGTGTGATCGCCCTGGTGGTGCTGTTCAGCAGCTTCTGA
- a CDS encoding NnrU family protein, whose amino-acid sequence MIALLLGFALLHSGGAALRVQAEQRVGARLWRLLFAAASIPAAVVVVGYFIAHRYEGVRLWNLQGTPGLIPLVWVGTAISFFFLYPATYNLLEIPALLKPRVRLYASGIIRISRHPQAVGQVLWCATHLLWIGSSFMLVTCAGLIGHHLFAVWHGDRRLRARFGEAFEDLRASTSVIPFLAVLDGRQQLVWGEFLRPAQLGIAIAIGLFWWSHRFLGLAAGAFLGGPLGRLLG is encoded by the coding sequence ATGATCGCCCTGCTGCTGGGATTCGCCCTGCTGCACAGCGGGGGGGCAGCCCTGCGGGTCCAGGCGGAACAGCGCGTCGGGGCCCGGTTGTGGCGTCTGCTGTTCGCCGCCGCGAGCATCCCGGCGGCCGTGGTGGTGGTGGGGTATTTCATCGCCCACCGCTACGAGGGCGTTCGGCTCTGGAACCTCCAGGGAACCCCCGGGTTGATCCCCCTGGTCTGGGTGGGTACGGCCATCAGCTTCTTCTTTCTCTACCCGGCCACGTACAACCTGCTGGAGATCCCGGCGCTGCTCAAGCCCCGGGTCCGTCTGTACGCCAGCGGGATCATCCGCATCAGCCGCCATCCCCAGGCGGTGGGTCAGGTGCTCTGGTGCGCCACCCACCTCCTCTGGATCGGCAGCAGCTTCATGCTGGTCACCTGCGCGGGCCTGATCGGCCACCATCTGTTCGCGGTCTGGCATGGCGACCGGCGGTTGCGGGCCCGCTTCGGCGAGGCGTTCGAGGACCTGCGAGCCAGCACGTCGGTGATTCCCTTCCTCGCGGTGCTCGACGGCCGCCAGCAGCTGGTCTGGGGGGAATTCCTGCGGCCGGCCCAGCTGGGGATCGCCATCGCCATCGGTCTGTTCTGGTGGAGTCATCGTTTCCTCGGCCTGGCGGCAGGGGCCTTTCTGGGGGGACCGCTGGGTCGGCTGCTGGGTTGA
- a CDS encoding phytoene synthase, with protein sequence MTVLAASTSVSCPSLPTLEEAYQACRQETAQWAKTFYLGTLLMPPAKRRAIWAIYVWCRRTDELMDSPQAQALPVECLAERLDRWEERTRSLFSGQVQDALDLVMVDTLQRYPQPLQPYLDMIEGQRMDLQRHRYARFEDLELYCYRVAGTVGLMTQEVMGLDPAYTSAPWSERPDTSSAAVALGIANQLTNILRDVGEDRARGRIYLPQEDLERFGYSEADLLAGTLNDNWRALMDFQLRRARQWFARSEAGVRWLSADARWPVWASLRLYRGILSVIEQLDYDVFSHRAYVPRPLKLLDLPCSFVIAQSR encoded by the coding sequence GTGACCGTGCTGGCTGCCTCCACCTCGGTGTCCTGTCCTTCCCTGCCGACCCTGGAGGAGGCTTACCAGGCTTGTCGCCAGGAAACAGCCCAGTGGGCCAAGACCTTCTACCTCGGCACCCTGCTGATGCCCCCGGCGAAGCGGCGGGCGATCTGGGCCATCTATGTCTGGTGCCGCCGCACCGATGAGCTGATGGACAGTCCACAGGCCCAGGCCCTGCCGGTGGAGTGCCTGGCCGAGAGGCTCGATCGCTGGGAAGAGCGCACCCGCTCGCTCTTCAGTGGACAGGTGCAGGACGCCCTCGACCTGGTGATGGTCGACACCCTGCAGCGCTATCCCCAGCCGCTTCAGCCGTATCTCGACATGATCGAGGGTCAGCGGATGGATCTGCAGCGCCACCGCTATGCCCGCTTCGAGGACCTGGAGCTCTACTGCTACCGGGTGGCGGGCACGGTGGGGCTGATGACCCAGGAGGTGATGGGCCTGGATCCCGCCTACACCTCAGCCCCCTGGAGCGAGCGGCCGGACACCTCCAGCGCGGCCGTGGCCCTGGGCATCGCCAACCAGCTCACGAACATCCTCCGGGATGTGGGCGAAGACCGGGCCCGCGGGCGGATCTATCTGCCCCAGGAGGATCTCGAGCGCTTCGGTTACTCCGAGGCGGATCTGCTGGCCGGTACCCTCAACGACAACTGGCGAGCCCTGATGGACTTTCAGTTGCGCCGGGCCCGCCAGTGGTTTGCCCGCTCCGAAGCGGGAGTGCGCTGGCTCTCGGCGGATGCCCGCTGGCCGGTGTGGGCTTCCCTGCGGCTGTACCGGGGCATCCTCTCTGTGATCGAGCAGCTCGACTACGACGTGTTCAGCCACCGGGCCTACGTGCCTCGCCCGCTCAAACTGCTCGATCTTCCCTGTTCTTTTGTGATAGCCCAGTCGCGCTGA
- a CDS encoding CCA tRNA nucleotidyltransferase, translating to MPPELFSPPILRWACAPEGRRVAATAVLRQVLGLGSWPLPPESFPRGTALVGGAVRDGLLGRLGPQPDLDLVVPGDAISLCNSLSRRHGGSVVILDAKRSIARLVLRGWSLDLARQAGDDLESDLWRRDFRLNALAMPLVPASELLDPTGGLEDLVRGELVAVREANLLNDPLRMLRGIRLAAELGFRLEPQTRGWIERHHGRISQVAPERVLQELEKLAQAPAGGTGLEEALSYGLLDPWRSIGREPLWGQGVAPELGLTPEEAARAVPLARLARVLDAPALERLRSSRQLQQRCGLLRHWLLRLLEGAEGAASGLQRLDEGERLRLHQQLESDLPALLLFFPANLAKDWLAHWRNHQDPLFHPRPPVDGSTLQEHLGLSPSRRLGDLLAHLTLEAAYGRIQGREEALHAARLWMERTTA from the coding sequence ATGCCGCCGGAGCTCTTCTCTCCCCCCATTCTGAGGTGGGCGTGCGCCCCTGAGGGACGCAGGGTTGCCGCCACCGCTGTCCTGCGCCAGGTCCTGGGCCTCGGCAGCTGGCCCCTGCCCCCGGAGTCCTTCCCGAGGGGCACAGCCCTGGTGGGGGGCGCCGTGCGCGATGGACTGCTGGGGCGCCTGGGTCCTCAGCCCGACCTGGACCTGGTGGTGCCCGGTGACGCCATCAGCCTCTGCAACAGCCTGAGCCGCCGCCACGGCGGCAGCGTGGTGATTCTCGATGCCAAGCGCTCCATCGCCCGGCTGGTGCTGCGCGGGTGGAGCCTGGACCTGGCCCGCCAGGCGGGTGACGATCTGGAGAGCGATCTCTGGAGGCGGGACTTCAGGCTGAATGCTCTGGCCATGCCGCTGGTTCCAGCGTCCGAGCTGCTGGATCCCACCGGTGGCCTGGAGGATCTCGTCAGGGGAGAGCTGGTGGCGGTGCGGGAAGCCAACCTGCTCAACGATCCGCTGCGCATGCTGCGGGGGATACGCCTGGCCGCCGAGCTGGGCTTCCGGCTGGAGCCCCAGACCCGTGGCTGGATCGAGCGCCACCACGGCCGGATCAGCCAGGTGGCGCCGGAGCGCGTGCTGCAGGAACTGGAGAAGCTGGCGCAGGCCCCCGCCGGGGGGACGGGCCTGGAGGAGGCTCTGAGCTATGGCCTGCTCGATCCCTGGCGTTCAATCGGCCGGGAGCCGCTCTGGGGACAGGGAGTGGCTCCGGAGCTGGGGCTGACCCCCGAGGAAGCGGCCCGGGCCGTGCCCCTGGCCCGGCTGGCGCGGGTGCTCGATGCGCCGGCTCTGGAGCGATTACGCAGCAGTCGCCAGTTGCAGCAGCGCTGCGGCCTCTTGCGCCACTGGCTGCTGCGGCTGCTGGAGGGCGCCGAGGGCGCCGCCTCCGGCCTGCAGCGCCTGGATGAAGGGGAGCGCCTGAGGCTGCATCAGCAGCTGGAGTCGGATCTTCCGGCCCTGCTGCTGTTTTTTCCAGCCAACCTGGCGAAGGACTGGTTAGCGCACTGGCGTAATCACCAGGATCCGTTGTTTCACCCCCGTCCACCGGTCGATGGCAGCACTCTTCAGGAGCACCTGGGGCTGAGCCCGTCCCGACGGCTGGGGGACCTGCTCGCCCATCTCACGCTTGAAGCCGCCTATGGCCGGATCCAGGGCCGGGAGGAGGCCCTGCACGCGGCCCGTCTCTGGATGGAGCGAACCACGGCATGA
- the pds gene encoding 15-cis-phytoene desaturase encodes MRVAIAGAGLAGLSCAKYLSDAGHTPVVLEARDVLGGKVAAWQDEDGDWYETGLHIFFGAYPNMLQLFAELGIEDRLQWKDHAMIFNQKDSPGSYSRFDFPDLPAPLNGVAAILGNNDMLSWPEKIQFGLGLVPAMLRGQNYVEECDKYSWSEWLELHNIPKRVNDEVFIAMSKALNFINPDEISSTVILTALNRFLQEKNGSKMAFLDGNPPQRLCAPIVDWIRERGGEVHLNSPLRRIELNGDGSVSGFRLAGVQGQETRLLQADAYVSALPVDPLKLLLPEPWKQLPFFEKLEGLRGVPVINIHLWFDRKLTDIDHLLFSRSDLLSVYADMSNTCREYADPERSMLELVFAPAEEWIGRSDEAIVEATLNELRRLFPDHFTGEDQAQLRKARVVKTPLSVYKTVPGCQQLRPTQDTPIANFFMAGDYTMQRYLASMEGAVLSGKLCAEAVCQSRALAPQAV; translated from the coding sequence ATGCGCGTCGCCATCGCCGGAGCAGGCCTTGCCGGTCTCTCCTGCGCCAAATACCTCAGCGATGCGGGCCACACGCCCGTGGTCCTGGAGGCGCGCGATGTGCTCGGTGGGAAGGTGGCCGCCTGGCAGGACGAAGACGGCGATTGGTACGAAACCGGTCTGCACATCTTCTTCGGGGCCTACCCCAACATGCTGCAGCTCTTCGCTGAGCTTGGCATCGAAGATCGTTTGCAGTGGAAGGACCACGCGATGATCTTCAACCAGAAGGATTCACCTGGCAGCTACAGCCGCTTCGATTTCCCGGACCTGCCTGCCCCCCTCAATGGTGTGGCAGCGATTCTCGGCAACAATGACATGCTGAGCTGGCCTGAGAAAATCCAGTTCGGTCTTGGTCTGGTACCGGCGATGCTGCGTGGCCAGAATTATGTCGAAGAGTGTGACAAGTACTCCTGGTCGGAATGGCTTGAGCTTCATAACATCCCCAAGCGGGTGAATGATGAAGTCTTCATCGCCATGAGCAAGGCCTTGAATTTCATCAATCCTGATGAGATTTCAAGCACAGTGATCCTCACGGCTCTGAACCGCTTTCTTCAGGAGAAGAACGGCTCGAAGATGGCCTTCCTCGATGGCAACCCTCCCCAGCGGCTGTGCGCACCGATCGTCGACTGGATCCGTGAGCGGGGTGGCGAGGTGCACCTCAACAGTCCCCTGCGCCGGATCGAGCTCAACGGCGACGGCAGCGTGTCAGGATTCCGTCTGGCTGGCGTTCAGGGCCAGGAGACACGCCTGCTGCAGGCTGACGCCTACGTGAGTGCCCTTCCCGTGGACCCACTCAAGCTGCTGCTGCCTGAGCCCTGGAAGCAGCTGCCCTTCTTCGAGAAGCTGGAGGGCCTCCGGGGAGTGCCGGTGATCAACATCCACCTCTGGTTCGACCGCAAGCTCACGGACATCGATCACCTGCTGTTCAGCCGCTCCGATCTGCTCAGTGTCTACGCCGACATGAGCAACACCTGCCGGGAGTACGCCGATCCGGAGCGCTCGATGCTGGAGCTGGTCTTCGCCCCAGCCGAGGAGTGGATCGGCCGCAGCGACGAGGCCATCGTGGAGGCCACCCTCAACGAGCTGCGGCGGCTGTTCCCGGATCACTTCACCGGCGAGGACCAGGCCCAGCTGCGCAAGGCACGGGTTGTGAAGACACCGCTCTCCGTTTACAAGACGGTGCCAGGCTGCCAGCAACTGCGACCGACGCAGGACACGCCGATCGCCAATTTCTTCATGGCCGGTGACTACACGATGCAGCGCTACCTCGCTTCGATGGAAGGGGCCGTTCTCAGCGGAAAGCTCTGCGCTGAGGCCGTCTGCCAGAGCCGGGCCTTGGCTCCTCAGGCGGTGTGA
- a CDS encoding DUF3172 domain-containing protein, whose product MTRSRYDRGDLGRGGYGRGGETRARPAAEGRDPYEAYERAPRSRRTTAERGGGGGGNGGNGGAGGGGGGGSPIQLNVGTIAVLAGVLVLGIGIGTALSSNTPGNQGNIASSQQLDLAVPDPEFCKQWGASAFVMDVELYTTMNPSSSFVTQPTLQPGCVIRRENWSVLQKEGAVTSEQMRQCKQRMNTFAYIGSIRDKPIVRCVYQTDISGNKFQTRGIAGAADDATGLTPEADQF is encoded by the coding sequence TTGACCCGCTCCCGTTACGACCGTGGCGACCTCGGCCGGGGGGGCTATGGCCGTGGCGGCGAGACCCGTGCCAGGCCGGCTGCTGAGGGACGCGATCCCTACGAGGCCTACGAACGAGCGCCCCGCTCCCGGCGGACGACGGCCGAGCGCGGGGGTGGCGGCGGCGGCAACGGAGGCAATGGCGGAGCCGGTGGTGGAGGGGGCGGAGGCAGTCCTATTCAGCTCAATGTCGGCACCATCGCCGTGCTGGCGGGTGTGCTGGTGCTCGGCATCGGCATCGGCACGGCCCTCTCGAGCAATACACCTGGCAACCAGGGCAACATCGCCAGCAGCCAGCAACTGGATCTGGCGGTGCCCGATCCCGAATTCTGCAAGCAGTGGGGGGCCAGTGCCTTCGTGATGGATGTGGAGCTCTACACCACCATGAACCCGAGCAGCAGCTTCGTGACCCAGCCCACCCTGCAGCCGGGCTGCGTGATCCGTCGGGAGAACTGGAGCGTGCTCCAGAAGGAGGGCGCGGTCACCTCCGAGCAGATGCGCCAGTGCAAGCAGCGCATGAACACCTTTGCCTACATCGGCTCGATCCGAGACAAGCCCATCGTGCGTTGCGTCTACCAGACCGACATCAGCGGCAACAAGTTCCAGACCCGGGGCATTGCCGGCGCAGCCGACGACGCCACCGGCCTCACTCCCGAAGCCGACCAGTTCTGA
- a CDS encoding alpha/beta fold hydrolase, whose translation MTDPAVDGPRPLQHWCWRGHSIGFTSQAPEQSSDDTSSSTPSAQDVVVLIHGFGASSGHWRHNLPELGQHFSTYAIDLLGFGSSDKPCSQLRGETARAGAVGYGFDLWAEQVADFATWILGSATTGPSGQAPSLQLVGNSIGGVVALRATELLVDRGLAPRQVILIDCAQRTLDEKRVALLPWPQRLSRPLIKQLVRQRWLIAPLFRTLARPAFIRRVLAMAYPSGANVDDALVELLFRPSTDSGAPESFRGFVNLFDDHLAPEILARLGPVPVRMIWGELDPWENPAEARQWAEQFACIRELRLLPGLGHCPHDEAPQLVNPILIEWLSATGLSQKNREDRAV comes from the coding sequence GTGACTGATCCAGCTGTTGATGGTCCTCGCCCGCTCCAGCACTGGTGCTGGCGAGGCCATTCGATCGGCTTCACCAGCCAGGCCCCGGAACAGAGCTCGGACGACACCAGCTCATCGACGCCATCCGCTCAGGACGTTGTGGTGCTGATCCACGGCTTCGGGGCATCCAGCGGCCACTGGCGTCACAACCTGCCCGAACTGGGGCAGCACTTTTCCACCTACGCCATCGACCTGCTGGGATTCGGCTCCAGTGACAAGCCCTGCTCCCAGCTGCGCGGGGAAACCGCCAGAGCGGGGGCTGTCGGTTATGGCTTTGATCTCTGGGCCGAGCAGGTGGCCGACTTCGCCACCTGGATCCTGGGCTCGGCGACCACAGGCCCGTCGGGCCAGGCGCCCAGCCTGCAGCTGGTCGGCAATTCGATTGGCGGCGTGGTGGCCCTGCGGGCCACTGAACTGCTGGTGGATCGCGGCCTGGCACCACGCCAGGTGATCCTGATCGATTGCGCTCAGCGCACTCTTGATGAGAAACGAGTGGCGCTCCTGCCCTGGCCGCAGCGCCTCAGCCGTCCTCTGATCAAGCAACTGGTGCGCCAGCGCTGGCTGATCGCCCCCCTCTTCCGCACCCTGGCACGGCCCGCCTTCATCCGGCGGGTGCTGGCCATGGCCTATCCCAGCGGCGCCAACGTCGACGACGCCCTGGTGGAGCTGCTCTTTCGCCCCAGCACCGATTCCGGAGCCCCGGAGAGCTTCCGCGGCTTCGTCAACCTCTTCGATGACCACCTCGCTCCGGAGATCCTCGCGCGTCTGGGCCCCGTGCCGGTGCGCATGATCTGGGGCGAGCTGGATCCCTGGGAGAATCCAGCAGAGGCCAGGCAATGGGCTGAGCAGTTCGCCTGCATTCGTGAGCTGCGGCTGCTGCCGGGACTCGGCCACTGCCCCCACGACGAAGCCCCGCAGCTGGTGAACCCGATCCTGATCGAGTGGCTCAGCGCGACTGGGCTATCACAAAAGAACAGGGAAGATCGAGCAGTTTGA
- a CDS encoding LysR family transcriptional regulator, producing MADLPFTLDQLRILRAIASEGSFKKAADSLYVTQPAVSLQIQNLEKQLDVLLFDRGGRKAQLTEAGHLLLSYCDRILSQCQEACRALDDLHNLRGGSLIVGASQTTGTYLMPRMIGLFRQKYPDVSVQLQVHSTRRTSWSVANGQIDLAIIGGELPTELADLLQVVPYTNDELALVLPVKHPLARLPELHKDDLYRLGFVCLDAQSTTRKMVDHLLARSGLEVQRLKIEMELNSFEAIKNAVQSGLGAAFLPVVSIERELATGSLHRPIVADLLVRRQLKLITHPARYCSRASEAFRREVLPVFASADSPLRQPAVRTAPSPVEAVAQTASAS from the coding sequence ATGGCTGATCTGCCCTTCACCCTCGATCAGCTGCGCATCCTGCGCGCCATCGCCAGCGAGGGCAGCTTCAAGAAAGCTGCCGACAGCCTCTACGTCACCCAGCCGGCGGTGAGCCTGCAGATCCAGAACCTGGAGAAGCAGCTGGATGTGCTGCTGTTCGACCGGGGCGGGCGCAAGGCTCAGCTCACCGAGGCCGGTCACCTCCTGCTGAGCTATTGCGACAGGATCCTGAGCCAGTGTCAGGAGGCCTGCAGGGCCCTCGATGATCTCCACAACCTGCGCGGTGGTTCCCTGATCGTGGGCGCCAGCCAGACCACCGGCACGTATCTGATGCCCCGCATGATCGGGCTGTTCCGCCAGAAATATCCGGATGTGTCAGTGCAGCTCCAGGTGCACAGCACGCGCCGCACCAGCTGGAGCGTGGCCAACGGTCAGATCGATCTGGCGATCATCGGTGGCGAGCTGCCCACGGAACTGGCCGATCTCCTCCAGGTGGTTCCCTACACCAACGATGAACTGGCCCTGGTGCTGCCGGTGAAGCACCCCCTGGCGCGTCTGCCCGAGCTGCACAAGGACGACCTCTACCGCCTCGGCTTCGTCTGCCTCGACGCCCAGTCGACCACCCGCAAGATGGTGGACCATCTGCTGGCCCGATCCGGTCTGGAGGTGCAGCGCCTCAAGATCGAAATGGAGCTCAATTCCTTCGAAGCGATCAAGAACGCCGTGCAGTCGGGCCTCGGTGCGGCCTTCCTTCCGGTGGTCTCGATCGAGCGCGAACTCGCCACGGGCAGCCTGCACCGCCCGATCGTCGCCGACCTGCTCGTGCGCCGTCAGCTCAAGCTGATCACCCATCCGGCCCGCTACTGCTCCAGGGCTTCAGAGGCCTTCCGCCGTGAGGTGCTGCCGGTGTTCGCCAGTGCTGACAGTCCTCTGCGCCAGCCCGCGGTGCGGACGGCTCCCTCCCCTGTGGAGGCCGTGGCCCAGACGGCCTCGGCCTCCTGA
- a CDS encoding RNA-binding protein: protein MSVRLYVGNLPQSFDDKELTALFTSVGEGVRFKTVQDRETGACRGFGFANVDDEKLADAVIEQLNGRDFGGNSLRIERSERRDSRGAAPSTDRRGAGATATVARKAVNKVVHSDDITEGAPDPRWAGELAKLKSLLANQTAAV from the coding sequence ATGAGCGTTCGTCTTTACGTCGGCAACCTGCCGCAGAGCTTCGATGACAAGGAACTGACAGCCCTGTTCACCTCCGTCGGTGAAGGCGTGCGATTCAAGACCGTTCAGGACCGTGAAACCGGCGCCTGCCGAGGCTTCGGCTTCGCCAACGTCGACGACGAGAAGCTCGCTGATGCGGTGATCGAGCAGCTCAACGGTCGCGACTTCGGTGGTAACAGCCTGCGCATCGAGCGCTCCGAGCGGCGCGACTCCCGTGGCGCGGCCCCCAGCACCGACCGCCGTGGCGCTGGTGCCACGGCCACCGTGGCCCGCAAGGCGGTCAACAAGGTGGTGCACAGTGACGACATCACCGAAGGCGCTCCCGATCCACGCTGGGCCGGCGAACTGGCCAAGCTCAAGTCGCTCCTGGCCAACCAGACCGCAGCCGTCTGA